TAAATTGGCTAAAAATGGTTACATTTTGCCAAACATCGTCAAACAGCTTATTGATATCTCGATATTATTTGCATTACCTTCATTGTTTGACGGCAATTTTTATCACTATTTTTAAAATGAGGACACGCCCTAGTCTTATGCTCATAAAAAAAAGCCACCTTATCGATATATAAGGTGGCTTTTTCTATACTGTTTATTTAAAAATAGTCGTCTAATACTTATCAAAACCATTATAAGTACAATAAATAATTACATGGTATACGTGGACTGCAAACCATCTATTTTACCCGCCAATAATCGCTCAACTTCGTTTTTAATTCTTTGACCTGCAATATCAGTTCCAATCTGTACCGCAAAACCTGCCGGTCGACCACCTTGCGTTTTGGCGTTAATCCAAACCACTTTGCCATTCATAGGCAAACGCTCGCTAGAATTGGGTAAAGTGATGGCGATAAATACCTCGTTACCTAGCTGCTGAGCGTCATTGGATGGCACAAATAATGCGCCATTACTGACAAAGGACAAGTAGCTGGCATATAACATTTCGATATTTTCAATGTGGCAGGTTAATATCCCGCCGCGTCCTGGCATGGCCATAGTCAGCTTCCTTCATTAAGTTTGGTATTTTTATTT
This region of Psychrobacter sp. JCM 18902 genomic DNA includes:
- a CDS encoding PilZ domain-containing protein, giving the protein MAMPGRGGILTCHIENIEMLYASYLSFVSNGALFVPSNDAQQLGNEVFIAITLPNSSERLPMNGKVVWINAKTQGGRPAGFAVQIGTDIAGQRIKNEVERLLAGKIDGLQSTYTM